One genomic region from Streptomyces sp. NBC_01431 encodes:
- a CDS encoding C40 family peptidase codes for MAAHRKPKQHPLTGPAARTAATLALASAATATLFEGSGHAEPKLTPAQVKAKVDQLYHDAEVATQAYDGTKEKADATERSLTELRDEAARKTQQLNAARDALGSLAAAQYRSGSVAPELQLMLSSDPQQYLDNAAFAERTGDRTAASVAGVRRQVAELDQLHATADGKLTELRDQQSTLRRQKSDIQSKITSAEALLAELTAPERTAYEAPDASHGGGGSSGADRSSRSADAPRGPVAAPTARAAAAVAFAYSALGKPYVWGATGPSSFDCSGLTQAAWRSAGVQLPRTTYTQINSGAKVARSQLAPGDLVFFYSGISHVGLYIGGGQMIHAPHPGAPVRVASIDEMPFAGAVRPT; via the coding sequence GTGGCTGCCCACCGAAAGCCCAAGCAGCATCCGCTCACCGGCCCGGCCGCCCGCACCGCCGCGACGCTCGCGCTCGCGTCGGCGGCGACCGCGACCCTCTTCGAGGGGTCCGGGCACGCGGAGCCGAAGCTCACCCCGGCTCAGGTCAAGGCCAAGGTCGACCAGCTGTACCACGACGCGGAGGTGGCGACGCAGGCGTACGACGGGACGAAGGAGAAGGCGGACGCGACCGAGCGCTCGCTGACCGAGCTGCGGGACGAGGCGGCCCGCAAGACCCAGCAGCTCAACGCGGCGCGCGACGCTCTGGGCTCGCTCGCCGCCGCCCAGTACCGCAGCGGTTCGGTGGCCCCCGAACTACAGCTGATGCTCTCCTCCGACCCGCAGCAGTACCTGGACAACGCCGCGTTCGCGGAGCGGACCGGGGACCGGACCGCGGCGTCCGTTGCGGGTGTGCGCAGGCAGGTCGCGGAGCTGGACCAGTTGCACGCCACCGCCGACGGAAAGCTCACCGAGCTGCGCGATCAGCAGTCCACGCTGCGGCGGCAGAAGAGCGACATCCAGTCGAAGATCACCTCGGCCGAGGCGCTGCTCGCCGAGCTCACCGCGCCGGAGCGGACCGCCTACGAGGCGCCCGACGCGAGCCACGGGGGCGGCGGGTCCTCCGGGGCCGACCGGTCGAGCCGGTCCGCCGACGCACCGCGCGGGCCGGTCGCGGCGCCCACCGCGCGGGCCGCGGCCGCCGTCGCGTTCGCCTACAGCGCGCTCGGCAAGCCGTACGTGTGGGGCGCGACGGGGCCCTCGTCCTTCGACTGCTCGGGCCTGACCCAGGCCGCCTGGCGTTCGGCCGGGGTGCAGCTGCCGCGGACCACGTACACCCAGATCAACTCCGGCGCGAAGGTGGCAAGATCCCAACTCGCCCCGGGTGACCTGGTGTTCTTCTACTCCGGGATCAGTCACGTCGGGCTGTACATCGGCGGCGGCCAGATGATCCACGCCCCGCATCCGGGGGCGCCGGTGCGGGTCGCGTCGATCGACGAGATGCCGTTCGCGGGCGCGGTCCGGCCCACGTGA
- the pcrA gene encoding DNA helicase PcrA, with product MSSLFDDSFLADLQPSEEEHPPPPEESHAPEAVPDDLFGGRFDAPVDRDTHYRGGAPRPVIDAAALLDGLNEQQRAAVVHAGSPLLIVAGAGSGKTRVLTHRIAHLLATRGVHPGQILAITFTNKAAGEMKERVEQLVGPRANAMWVMTFHSACVRILRRESKKLGFTSSFSIYDAADSKRLMALVCRDLDLDPKRFPPKSFSAKVSNLKNELIDEETFAGQAADGFEKTLAQAYTMYQARLREANALDFDDIIMTTVHLLQAFPDVAEHYRLRFRHVLVDEYQDTNHAQYTLVRELVGPAGEAQAPAELCVVGDADQSIYAFRGATIRNILQFEEDYPNATTILLEQNYRSTQTILSAANAVIERNESRRPKNLWTDAGPGAQITGYVADTEHDEAQFVADEIDRLTDKGEAKAGDVAVFYRTNAQSRVFEEIFIRVGLPYKVVGGVRFYERKEVRDVLAYLRVLSNGEDTVPLRRILNVPKRGIGERAEAMIDALSLREKITFPQALRRVDEAYGMAARSANAVKRFNALMEELRTIVDSGAGPAVVLEAVLERTGYLAELQASTDPQDETRIENLQELAAVALEFEQERSSAEGGDGAGAGTLAEFLEKVALVADSDQIPDEDEDGSGVITLMTLHTAKGLEFPVVFLTGMEDGVFPHMRALGQVKELEEERRLAYVGITRARERLYLTRSSMRSAWGQPSYNPASRFLEEIPVKHLEWKRTGPMAAPAGPVSGKSLGGGIGASLSSSRSKSGPSGFATRRGGDKPVVALSVGDRVTHDQFGLGTVVSVTGSGSDAQATIDFGDERPKKLLLRYAPVEKL from the coding sequence ATGAGCAGCCTCTTTGACGACAGCTTCCTGGCGGACCTCCAGCCCTCCGAGGAGGAGCACCCGCCGCCGCCCGAGGAGTCGCACGCACCCGAAGCGGTGCCGGACGACCTCTTCGGGGGCCGTTTCGACGCGCCCGTGGACCGCGACACCCACTACCGCGGCGGCGCCCCGCGCCCGGTGATCGACGCGGCGGCCCTGCTCGACGGGCTGAACGAGCAGCAGCGCGCGGCCGTGGTGCACGCGGGCTCGCCCCTGCTCATCGTCGCCGGCGCGGGCTCGGGCAAGACCCGGGTGCTCACCCACCGCATCGCCCACCTCCTCGCGACCCGCGGGGTGCACCCCGGGCAGATCCTCGCGATCACCTTCACCAACAAGGCCGCGGGCGAGATGAAGGAGCGCGTCGAGCAGCTGGTGGGCCCGCGCGCCAACGCGATGTGGGTCATGACCTTCCACAGCGCGTGCGTACGGATCCTGCGCCGCGAGTCGAAGAAGCTGGGCTTCACCTCGTCGTTCTCGATCTATGACGCGGCCGACTCCAAGCGCCTGATGGCGCTGGTCTGCCGGGACCTCGACCTGGACCCGAAGAGGTTCCCGCCGAAGTCGTTCAGCGCCAAGGTGTCCAACCTGAAGAACGAGCTGATCGACGAGGAGACCTTCGCGGGCCAGGCCGCGGACGGCTTTGAGAAGACGCTCGCCCAGGCGTACACGATGTACCAGGCGAGGCTGCGCGAGGCCAACGCGCTGGACTTCGACGACATCATCATGACCACGGTCCACCTGCTCCAGGCCTTCCCGGACGTCGCCGAGCACTACCGGCTGCGCTTCCGGCACGTCCTGGTGGACGAGTACCAGGACACCAACCACGCCCAGTACACCCTCGTACGGGAACTCGTGGGCCCGGCCGGCGAGGCGCAGGCCCCCGCCGAGCTGTGCGTGGTGGGCGACGCCGACCAGTCGATCTACGCCTTCCGCGGCGCGACGATCCGCAACATCCTCCAGTTCGAGGAGGACTACCCCAACGCGACGACGATCCTCCTGGAGCAGAACTACCGCTCCACCCAGACGATCCTGTCCGCCGCCAACGCGGTGATCGAGCGCAACGAGAGCCGCCGCCCGAAGAACCTGTGGACGGACGCCGGGCCCGGCGCCCAGATCACCGGCTACGTCGCCGACACCGAGCACGACGAGGCGCAGTTCGTCGCGGACGAGATCGACCGGCTCACCGACAAGGGCGAGGCCAAGGCGGGCGACGTCGCCGTCTTCTACCGCACCAACGCGCAGTCCCGCGTCTTCGAAGAGATCTTCATCCGGGTCGGCCTGCCCTACAAGGTCGTCGGCGGCGTCCGCTTCTACGAGCGCAAGGAGGTCAGGGACGTCCTGGCCTATCTGCGTGTCCTGTCGAACGGCGAGGACACCGTCCCGCTGCGCCGCATCCTCAACGTCCCCAAGCGCGGCATCGGCGAGCGCGCCGAAGCGATGATCGACGCCCTTTCGCTGCGCGAGAAGATCACCTTCCCGCAGGCGCTGCGCCGCGTCGACGAGGCGTACGGCATGGCGGCCCGCTCCGCCAACGCCGTCAAGCGCTTCAACGCGCTGATGGAGGAGCTCCGTACCATCGTGGACTCCGGGGCGGGACCCGCGGTCGTCCTCGAAGCGGTCCTCGAACGGACCGGCTACCTCGCCGAGTTGCAGGCTTCCACCGACCCGCAGGACGAGACCCGCATCGAGAACCTCCAGGAACTGGCCGCCGTGGCCCTGGAGTTCGAGCAGGAGCGCAGCAGCGCCGAGGGCGGGGACGGGGCAGGCGCGGGCACGCTCGCCGAGTTCCTGGAGAAGGTCGCCCTGGTCGCCGACTCCGACCAGATCCCCGACGAGGACGAGGACGGCTCCGGAGTCATCACCCTCATGACGCTCCACACCGCCAAGGGCCTCGAATTCCCCGTCGTGTTCCTCACCGGCATGGAGGACGGCGTCTTCCCGCACATGCGCGCGCTCGGCCAGGTCAAGGAGCTGGAGGAGGAGCGCCGCCTCGCGTACGTCGGCATCACGCGCGCCCGCGAGCGGCTGTACCTGACCCGCTCCTCGATGCGCAGCGCCTGGGGCCAGCCCTCGTACAACCCGGCCTCGCGCTTCCTGGAGGAGATCCCGGTCAAGCACCTGGAGTGGAAGCGGACCGGCCCGATGGCCGCGCCGGCCGGCCCGGTGTCGGGCAAGTCGCTCGGCGGCGGGATCGGTGCCTCGCTGTCCTCGTCGCGCTCGAAGTCGGGGCCGTCGGGCTTCGCGACCCGGCGCGGCGGCGACAAGCCGGTGGTCGCGCTGTCCGTCGGCGACCGCGTCACACACGACCAGTTCGGCCTGGGCACCGTGGTGTCGGTGACCGGCTCGGGCTCGGACGCGCAGGCCACGATCGACTTCGGCGACGAGCGCCCCAAGAAGCTGCTGCTGCGCTACGCGCCGGTCGAGAAGCTGTAG